The following proteins are encoded in a genomic region of Natrinema sp. DC36:
- a CDS encoding ABC transporter substrate-binding protein, whose product MTGQNVDTRDAPTRRDYVKYGGTVIGGGLLAGCSDFVGQNESPAETNEGSYSVTMAPAGEITLERPPENVFANLVHHADMALALGHGESINTMYSPENFGALYELFLERLAGVSTDWADLPNSWNIDKEQLYELNSDLHLADPAYMTVMDSLDRDDIEEIGENVAPWFGNAYSDSRREPPAAWADDYEYYTLWEIFEKVAAVFREEQRYQELTEVRTNLLAEIEANLPPETDRPRVARIQTALSDGELSIWPFALNDPGYEQAHLRPLGAEDAFADADAYSEIALEALVEVDPDVILNTHAMGPTREFVEIKDYLENDPVARAIPAVENGRVYPMAIRYGGPIAHLFQLEMGAKELYPDAFGEWPRYDGGAYPEFPESEQLFDRQRVAAIIDGEI is encoded by the coding sequence ATGACTGGCCAGAATGTCGATACGAGAGATGCACCGACGCGCAGAGACTACGTGAAGTACGGAGGCACAGTCATCGGCGGTGGACTGCTGGCAGGGTGTTCGGACTTCGTTGGCCAGAACGAATCGCCGGCGGAGACAAACGAAGGGTCCTACTCGGTGACGATGGCCCCCGCCGGCGAGATCACGCTCGAGCGGCCGCCGGAGAACGTCTTCGCGAACCTCGTCCACCACGCCGATATGGCGCTCGCGCTCGGACACGGTGAGTCGATCAACACGATGTACAGTCCGGAGAACTTCGGGGCGCTCTACGAACTCTTCCTCGAGCGCCTCGCGGGCGTGTCCACCGACTGGGCCGACCTCCCGAACTCCTGGAACATCGACAAGGAGCAACTCTACGAGCTAAACAGCGATCTCCACCTGGCCGATCCGGCGTACATGACGGTGATGGACAGTTTGGACCGCGACGATATCGAGGAGATCGGCGAGAACGTCGCCCCCTGGTTCGGCAACGCCTACAGCGATTCCCGCAGAGAGCCCCCGGCTGCGTGGGCCGACGACTACGAATACTACACGCTGTGGGAGATCTTCGAGAAGGTCGCAGCGGTCTTTCGGGAAGAACAGCGGTATCAAGAGCTCACGGAGGTCCGTACGAATCTCCTCGCCGAGATCGAAGCGAATCTCCCGCCGGAGACGGACCGGCCGCGGGTCGCCCGAATACAGACGGCGCTCTCGGACGGGGAACTGAGTATCTGGCCGTTCGCACTCAACGACCCCGGCTACGAGCAGGCGCATCTCCGCCCGCTCGGTGCAGAAGACGCGTTCGCCGACGCGGACGCGTACAGCGAGATCGCCCTCGAGGCGCTCGTCGAAGTCGATCCCGACGTGATTCTCAACACTCACGCGATGGGGCCGACCAGAGAGTTCGTCGAGATCAAAGACTACCTCGAAAACGATCCCGTGGCTCGAGCGATCCCCGCCGTCGAAAACGGCCGCGTCTACCCCATGGCGATTCGGTACGGCGGACCGATCGCTCACCTCTTCCAACTCGAGATGGGCGCGAAGGAACTCTATCCGGATGCGTTCGGCGAGTGGCCGAGATACGACGGTGGGGCGTATCCGGAGTTCCCCGAGTCGGAGCAGTTGTTCGACAGGCAGCGAGTTGCAGCCATCATCGACGGAGAGATCTAA
- a CDS encoding FAD-dependent oxidoreductase, translated as MSVIDTDRAETTFDHDVVVVGGGPAGCAAGVFTARYGLDTVIFDRGRSSIQRCAYLENYLGFPAGIDIETLYGLLHDHAEEAGCEIAPDLVESLERIDDGEGFVISLQDGEPVTARRVIAATRYDGEYMRGLDDETAMFETHEHDGEEHEHFDKGYAESDGTTPVEDLFVASPYGETGYQASMAAGRGTRVGITVVEDVRREAGYPDAVANYYDWMRREAELDGEWSDRDRWREYFDDRVPDDHDLEANRLTEIREREIDRRLETYLADDDIERRIERGHERLLEHIDDDLIVEAAREIETERENGGS; from the coding sequence ATGAGTGTAATCGATACTGATCGAGCGGAGACGACGTTTGATCACGATGTCGTCGTCGTTGGCGGCGGCCCCGCGGGTTGTGCAGCAGGCGTCTTCACGGCCCGGTACGGCCTGGACACGGTCATCTTCGATCGCGGACGCTCCTCGATTCAGCGATGTGCCTACCTCGAGAACTACCTCGGCTTCCCCGCGGGGATCGACATCGAGACGCTGTACGGGCTGCTGCACGATCACGCCGAGGAGGCGGGCTGTGAGATCGCTCCCGATCTCGTCGAGTCGCTCGAGCGCATCGACGACGGCGAGGGATTCGTCATTAGCCTGCAGGACGGGGAACCGGTTACCGCTCGTCGAGTGATCGCGGCCACGCGCTACGACGGCGAGTACATGCGCGGTCTCGACGACGAGACGGCGATGTTCGAGACGCACGAACACGACGGCGAGGAACACGAGCACTTCGACAAGGGGTACGCCGAGAGCGACGGGACGACGCCGGTCGAGGACCTGTTCGTCGCGTCGCCGTACGGCGAGACCGGCTATCAGGCGAGCATGGCCGCCGGACGCGGCACGCGGGTCGGGATCACCGTCGTCGAGGACGTTCGACGGGAAGCGGGGTACCCCGACGCCGTGGCGAACTACTACGACTGGATGCGACGAGAGGCGGAACTGGACGGTGAGTGGAGCGACCGGGATCGGTGGCGGGAGTATTTCGACGACCGAGTGCCCGATGATCACGACCTCGAGGCGAATCGCCTCACTGAGATACGCGAGCGGGAAATCGACCGGAGGCTCGAGACGTATCTCGCCGACGACGATATCGAACGGCGGATCGAACGCGGACACGAACGACTGCTCGAGCACATCGACGACGACCTGATCGTCGAAGCGGCGCGCGAAATCGAAACCGAACGCGAGAACGGAGGGTCGTGA
- a CDS encoding ABC transporter substrate-binding protein, whose protein sequence is MNDTTDRTTGAPTRRDYMKYGGTVVGGGLLAGCSDLAGQNEPGSSDESDGTYSVTMAPSGTVEFERPPENVFTILPHHADMALAAGHGDAVSSMMYNPAYNDTMWNKFLERLPGVSVDWADLPGTWDPDREFLYELDSDLHLADPAYMTNMPSWTREDTAEIGEQVAPWFGNTLSNANKEPGAEWADDYEYYTLWEIFEKVAKVFQAEERYEALKAVHSEMLTTIEADLPSEDERPSVAMIILIQGEESMYTYALNGPGFLTAHTRPLGAHDVFADVQTESTVDYEALVEADPDVVLCLAGMSESRHVTKTRERFQNDPVTESVTAVENDRIHTQGGRNQGPIMNLFQTEMTAKELYPDTFGEWPTYTDGPYPEIPEDEQLFDRQEVADIINGNN, encoded by the coding sequence ATGAACGACACTACCGACAGAACGACTGGAGCACCGACGCGGCGAGACTACATGAAGTACGGCGGAACGGTCGTCGGTGGCGGGCTGCTGGCGGGCTGTTCGGACCTCGCCGGCCAGAACGAACCGGGTTCGTCCGACGAGTCGGACGGGACGTACTCGGTGACGATGGCTCCGAGCGGAACCGTCGAGTTCGAGCGGCCACCGGAGAACGTCTTCACGATTCTCCCCCATCACGCGGACATGGCGCTCGCGGCCGGCCACGGCGACGCAGTCTCCTCGATGATGTACAATCCGGCGTACAACGACACGATGTGGAACAAGTTCCTCGAGCGGCTCCCGGGCGTCTCCGTCGACTGGGCTGATCTTCCCGGAACGTGGGATCCCGACAGGGAGTTCCTCTACGAACTCGACAGTGACCTCCACCTCGCGGACCCCGCGTACATGACGAACATGCCGAGCTGGACGCGCGAGGACACCGCGGAAATCGGCGAGCAGGTCGCCCCGTGGTTCGGCAACACGCTCAGCAACGCGAACAAGGAACCGGGCGCGGAGTGGGCCGACGACTACGAGTATTACACGCTCTGGGAGATCTTCGAGAAGGTCGCAAAGGTGTTCCAAGCGGAGGAGCGCTACGAGGCGCTCAAAGCCGTCCACAGTGAGATGCTCACGACGATCGAGGCGGATCTGCCGTCGGAAGACGAGCGGCCGTCGGTGGCGATGATCATCCTCATCCAGGGTGAGGAAAGTATGTATACGTATGCATTGAACGGCCCTGGCTTCCTGACCGCCCACACTCGCCCGCTTGGTGCACACGACGTTTTTGCGGATGTCCAGACCGAATCGACAGTTGACTACGAGGCCCTCGTCGAAGCTGATCCCGATGTTGTCCTCTGTCTCGCTGGGATGTCAGAGTCTCGGCACGTAACGAAGACTCGAGAACGGTTCCAGAACGATCCGGTCACTGAATCGGTGACGGCAGTCGAGAACGACCGCATCCACACCCAGGGCGGGCGCAACCAGGGGCCGATAATGAACCTCTTCCAGACCGAGATGACGGCGAAGGAACTCTATCCCGACACCTTCGGAGAGTGGCCGACCTACACCGACGGCCCGTACCCCGAGATTCCCGAGGACGAACAGCTATTCGACCGCCAGGAAGTCGCAGACATCATCAACGGTAACAACTGA
- a CDS encoding iron ABC transporter permease → MSGKKSSVATGEPTTSRRNETRFGWLLDPKLVTVVLGSLAIVFVGGLIQVSYGAYSMTHAEAWLALFNPNVVFNPQAWDAFLLGEAMPEMSTESLIVWNIRLPRVFVAVLVGMNLAVSGAIFQAVTRNELASPFILGVSSGAGLMILLTLVVFGSLTAFLPLIAAFGGAGAFLIVYVIAWKNGTSPVRLVLAGVIVGTVFGSLQTALFFFADDIGVVQSAIAWTTGSLTGTDWEQVRLVLPWTIVVVLLSIAGSRQMNVLLLGEQTAKSLGMSIEKVRFALSGVAVLAAAASIAVAGIVGFVGLIVPHMVRNLVGSDSKKLVIGCLFVGPALMVAADVGARLALSPTQIPVGIVTGLIGGPYFLYLMRKQENMGEI, encoded by the coding sequence ATGAGCGGGAAGAAGTCGAGCGTCGCGACAGGAGAGCCGACGACATCGCGACGAAACGAGACGCGGTTCGGGTGGCTCCTCGATCCGAAACTCGTCACGGTAGTACTCGGCAGCCTCGCCATCGTGTTCGTCGGCGGACTGATACAGGTGAGCTACGGTGCCTACTCGATGACGCACGCGGAGGCGTGGCTCGCACTCTTCAACCCGAACGTGGTGTTCAATCCGCAGGCCTGGGACGCGTTCTTGCTCGGCGAGGCGATGCCCGAGATGAGTACCGAAAGCCTCATCGTCTGGAACATCCGCCTTCCGCGGGTGTTCGTCGCGGTCCTCGTCGGGATGAATCTCGCCGTCTCGGGGGCCATCTTTCAGGCGGTGACCCGAAACGAACTCGCGAGCCCGTTCATCCTCGGCGTCTCCTCCGGGGCGGGACTCATGATTCTGCTGACCCTCGTCGTGTTCGGAAGTTTGACGGCGTTCCTTCCGCTGATCGCGGCCTTCGGCGGGGCCGGTGCGTTTCTCATCGTCTACGTGATCGCCTGGAAGAACGGTACCTCGCCGGTCCGATTAGTGCTCGCCGGCGTGATCGTCGGAACGGTCTTCGGCTCGTTACAGACCGCACTGTTTTTCTTCGCGGACGATATCGGCGTCGTCCAGTCGGCCATCGCCTGGACCACCGGATCGCTGACCGGGACCGACTGGGAACAGGTCCGACTCGTGCTTCCGTGGACGATCGTGGTCGTTCTGCTCTCTATCGCCGGCTCGCGCCAGATGAACGTCCTCTTGCTGGGCGAGCAGACGGCGAAGTCGCTCGGGATGTCGATCGAGAAGGTCAGATTCGCGCTCTCGGGGGTCGCGGTCCTCGCGGCGGCGGCGAGCATCGCCGTCGCCGGCATCGTCGGGTTCGTCGGCCTCATCGTTCCGCACATGGTTCGAAACCTCGTCGGGAGCGACTCGAAGAAACTGGTCATCGGCTGCCTGTTCGTCGGTCCGGCGCTGATGGTCGCCGCCGACGTGGGCGCGCGACTCGCGTTGAGTCCCACGCAGATTCCCGTCGGCATCGTCACCGGACTCATCGGCGGCCCGTACTTCCTCTATCTGATGCGAAAGCAGGAGAACATGGGTGAGATCTGA
- a CDS encoding ABC transporter substrate-binding protein, with amino-acid sequence MERDETRRGESTRREFVTYGGTAVGGGLLAGCSDFAGQNDSGSTAGTDDRSYSVTMAPAGEVEFESVPETWMGYFSTYGDMGIALGQLDGLEALVYRDTWPDGLYDTLPGVDVSFDGVRQLYNASSFDKEVFYELDCDVHLLDPNFVSLKHDGFSKGDFDELEAGLGPFVGNYIRRHDEDWHEYEYYSLYEAFEKIAAVFQERERYEAIKDVHDEFIDELQSDLPARDERPEIGLLSTFSDFETGSFHAYPVGAGNGKKQYRDLGINDGFASHIDGSYANWDYEQLLAVDPDVLVFTYGFSHVSAAEFEERMERLRSSSFGQQLTAVTEDRLYRGGTSYQGPVINLLQTEAAAKQFYPDRFGEWNGVETLLDEEAHLFDHQRVADVINGDFER; translated from the coding sequence ATGGAGAGGGACGAAACAAGACGTGGGGAATCGACGCGGCGAGAGTTCGTAACGTACGGCGGTACGGCCGTCGGCGGGGGACTGTTGGCAGGGTGTTCGGACTTCGCAGGCCAGAACGACTCGGGATCGACGGCGGGGACGGACGATAGATCGTACTCGGTAACGATGGCACCGGCGGGCGAGGTCGAGTTCGAATCGGTTCCCGAGACGTGGATGGGGTACTTCAGTACGTACGGGGACATGGGGATCGCGCTCGGCCAACTCGATGGGCTCGAGGCGCTCGTCTACCGGGATACCTGGCCGGACGGGCTGTACGATACCCTTCCGGGCGTCGACGTGTCATTCGACGGTGTACGGCAACTCTACAACGCGAGCAGTTTCGACAAGGAGGTGTTCTACGAGCTCGATTGCGACGTTCACCTGCTCGACCCGAACTTCGTTAGCCTGAAGCACGACGGCTTTTCGAAGGGGGACTTCGACGAACTCGAAGCGGGACTCGGACCGTTCGTCGGTAACTACATCCGCCGGCACGACGAGGACTGGCACGAGTACGAGTACTATTCGCTGTACGAGGCGTTCGAAAAGATCGCCGCGGTGTTTCAGGAGCGAGAACGCTACGAGGCGATCAAGGACGTCCATGACGAGTTCATCGACGAACTGCAGTCGGACCTTCCCGCACGAGACGAGCGGCCGGAAATCGGTCTACTCTCCACTTTCTCCGATTTCGAAACCGGATCGTTCCACGCGTACCCCGTCGGCGCCGGCAACGGGAAGAAACAGTACCGCGACCTCGGGATCAACGACGGGTTCGCGTCGCATATAGACGGGAGTTACGCGAACTGGGACTACGAACAATTACTCGCGGTCGATCCGGACGTTCTGGTGTTCACCTACGGCTTTTCACACGTCTCCGCGGCCGAGTTCGAAGAGCGGATGGAACGGCTTCGCTCCAGTTCTTTCGGCCAACAGCTCACTGCAGTGACGGAAGACCGCCTGTATCGGGGCGGCACGTCCTATCAGGGCCCAGTGATCAATCTCCTCCAGACGGAGGCAGCGGCGAAACAGTTCTATCCGGACCGGTTCGGCGAGTGGAACGGCGTCGAAACGCTGCTGGACGAGGAGGCGCATCTGTTCGATCACCAGCGGGTCGCGGACGTCATCAACGGGGACTTCGAACGATGA
- a CDS encoding ABC transporter substrate-binding protein — MSDTDDTTTEGPTRRDALKYGGALAAGTALAGCSDLAGQTEDSEPESGDGSYSVTMAPMGEVSFDSPPESIFTRLTHHAGMAFALGRGNDVNAMHAPDYYDQLWNQFTERLPGVTLDWSGLYSSWDPGKEKLYSLDSDIHLADPASVNALDSWNTTDVEEIRDTVSPWFGNTFSDRHGEPPAEWADRYEYYTLWELFEKVAAVFREESRYDALETIHADLLATIEADLPPEEERPTAVIAGMSDIESMYVYTLDTPGFLIEHVRPLDPIGALGDDISSGDTIDMEGMLEADPDVLFSLGGMHPQTDMPGIRSALRNHAVGQELAAVQNDRVYAQGARYQGPILNLFQLEMTAKQLYPEIFGEWPTYTDGPYPELPEDEQLFNRQAVADIIAGNH; from the coding sequence ATGAGTGATACCGACGACACCACGACCGAGGGACCGACGCGCAGAGACGCGCTGAAGTACGGCGGCGCGCTCGCGGCCGGGACCGCCCTCGCGGGCTGTTCGGACCTGGCTGGACAAACCGAGGACTCGGAACCGGAGTCCGGCGACGGCTCCTATTCGGTGACGATGGCCCCGATGGGCGAGGTTTCGTTCGACTCGCCGCCGGAGAGCATCTTCACGCGGCTGACTCACCACGCAGGCATGGCGTTCGCCCTCGGACGCGGGAACGACGTCAACGCGATGCACGCACCCGACTACTACGACCAGCTCTGGAACCAGTTTACCGAACGATTGCCGGGCGTCACGTTGGACTGGTCAGGATTGTATTCCTCCTGGGATCCGGGCAAAGAAAAGCTCTATAGTCTCGACAGCGATATCCACCTCGCCGACCCGGCGAGCGTAAACGCCCTCGATAGCTGGAACACGACAGATGTCGAGGAAATCCGGGATACCGTCTCACCTTGGTTCGGGAACACGTTTAGTGACAGACACGGCGAACCGCCGGCCGAGTGGGCCGACCGCTACGAGTATTACACTCTCTGGGAGCTGTTCGAGAAAGTCGCAGCGGTGTTCCGCGAAGAGTCGCGCTACGACGCGCTCGAGACGATTCACGCGGACCTGCTGGCAACGATCGAGGCGGATCTCCCCCCAGAAGAGGAGCGCCCGACCGCGGTCATAGCGGGGATGAGCGACATCGAGAGCATGTACGTCTACACGCTGGATACGCCAGGATTTTTGATCGAGCACGTGCGCCCGCTCGATCCGATCGGTGCCCTCGGAGACGACATTTCCTCCGGCGACACGATCGATATGGAGGGGATGCTCGAGGCCGATCCCGACGTTCTCTTCTCACTGGGCGGGATGCACCCCCAAACCGATATGCCCGGAATTCGATCGGCGCTGCGGAATCACGCCGTCGGGCAGGAGCTCGCCGCGGTCCAAAACGATCGCGTCTACGCGCAGGGGGCGCGCTACCAGGGGCCGATTCTGAACCTGTTCCAGCTCGAGATGACCGCGAAACAGCTCTATCCCGAGATATTCGGTGAGTGGCCGACCTACACCGACGGCCCGTACCCGGAACTTCCGGAGGACGAACAGTTGTTCAACCGGCAGGCGGTCGCTGACATCATCGCGGGGAATCACTGA
- a CDS encoding ABC transporter substrate-binding protein produces the protein MNPKDTNTTATPTRRDTLKYGGALATGATLAGCSDLVGQEGDAETETTGAESYSVSMEPMGTVSFDQVPERWAAYDGGYADMAVALGQADGLTGVGGADRYYTDVYDELPGVTVDQDILEQYPEVRTREEFYELESDVHLYDPQMLINWFDWNERDVEEIASTVAPFVGNLIFRRSDEWHDYRYYTLYEAFEKMAEVFQQGERYEAFSELHTEFIASIQERLPPSDDRPDVFLTFEGTEEPKTFSPYRLDDAGTSKKQWRDLGVHDALAGTDIDNLSTTNRGELDYENLLEIDPDVIFVRGHERKSATEFRDVVLDYMRNHPVGSELTAVENGRVYRGGYLNQGPIHNLFLTERAAKQLFPDTFGDVTGDEQLFDRQEVADIINGEFER, from the coding sequence ATGAATCCCAAGGATACAAACACGACAGCGACACCGACACGCAGAGACACGCTCAAATACGGCGGGGCGCTCGCAACCGGCGCTACCCTCGCTGGCTGTTCGGATCTCGTCGGACAGGAGGGGGATGCGGAGACCGAGACGACCGGGGCCGAATCGTACTCCGTGTCGATGGAACCGATGGGGACGGTCTCGTTCGACCAGGTACCAGAGCGGTGGGCCGCGTACGACGGCGGCTACGCCGATATGGCCGTCGCACTGGGGCAGGCCGATGGATTGACGGGCGTCGGTGGCGCAGATCGTTACTACACCGACGTTTACGACGAACTGCCCGGCGTGACCGTCGATCAAGACATCCTTGAGCAGTATCCCGAAGTTCGAACCAGAGAGGAGTTCTACGAACTCGAGAGCGACGTCCACCTGTACGACCCCCAGATGCTCATCAACTGGTTCGACTGGAACGAGAGGGATGTCGAGGAAATCGCGTCGACGGTCGCGCCGTTCGTCGGAAACCTGATCTTCCGACGATCCGACGAGTGGCACGACTATCGCTACTACACGCTGTACGAGGCCTTCGAAAAGATGGCCGAGGTGTTCCAGCAGGGGGAACGCTACGAGGCGTTCAGCGAACTCCACACCGAGTTCATCGCGTCGATCCAGGAGCGACTCCCGCCGAGCGATGACCGACCGGACGTCTTCCTCACCTTCGAGGGGACCGAGGAACCGAAGACGTTCTCGCCGTATCGACTCGACGACGCGGGGACGAGCAAGAAACAGTGGCGCGACCTCGGCGTCCACGACGCGCTGGCGGGGACGGACATCGACAATCTCAGCACCACGAACCGCGGCGAACTCGACTACGAGAACCTCCTCGAGATCGACCCCGACGTAATTTTCGTCCGCGGCCACGAACGAAAATCCGCCACGGAGTTCCGAGACGTCGTTCTCGACTACATGCGGAATCATCCCGTCGGGAGCGAGCTCACCGCCGTCGAGAACGGGCGAGTGTATCGCGGCGGCTACCTCAATCAGGGACCGATTCACAATCTCTTCCTGACCGAGCGAGCGGCGAAGCAGCTGTTCCCCGATACGTTCGGAGACGTGACAGGCGACGAGCAACTATTCGACCGGCAGGAGGTCGCGGACATCATCAACGGAGAGTTTGAACGATGA
- a CDS encoding ABC transporter ATP-binding protein codes for MSDQATLETELDTYRERVSKPLIRLFRTYGLGEGRWLALGLVASALAYGSILVTPLVLGTTIDAVFTGEGTYALPLVPGAWLPTEPTAQFWLSATVIGVALAGGALLQWVRGVAMNFFAHGVMYTIRTDAYEKMQRLDMTFFDNKETGEVMSILNNDISNLEVFFDNALGDSVRIGVIVVGITAALLYTNWQLALLTLGAVPLLVAFTWWFVRVIEPRYAAVRSTIGDLNTRIENGLSGIELVKTASTEEYENGRVRGVSRSVFDAQMDVLKLSYFYRPGMELITGAALLATFVVGGLWVFSGPSLFFSGELTTGDFVVFMLLTQRLTGPMAQLSSIVDWYENAKASAKRICGLLDVPVGIRDAPNAVPLEDVAGRLVYDDVRFGYEDGVPVLDGVDFDVEPGETIALVGATGAGKSTVAKLLLRLYDVDDGTIRVDGHDVRDVRVSDLREAIGYVSQDTFLFDGTVAENIRYGHFDASDDEVWEAADAAEAHEFIRELTEGYQTRVGERGVKLSGGQRQRIALARAILQDPAIILLDEATASVDTETEYLIQRSLEELTTERTTVAIAHRLSTIKDADTILALKDGRIVERGTHEELLATDGLYADLWGVQTGEIDDLPEAFVDTITHGPTDGER; via the coding sequence GTGAGCGATCAGGCGACCCTCGAGACGGAACTCGACACCTACCGTGAACGAGTCTCGAAGCCGCTGATTCGCTTGTTCCGCACCTACGGTCTCGGGGAGGGGCGGTGGCTCGCACTCGGACTGGTCGCCAGCGCGCTCGCGTACGGGTCGATCCTCGTGACGCCGCTCGTTCTCGGGACGACCATCGATGCGGTGTTCACCGGCGAGGGAACGTACGCGCTGCCGCTCGTGCCCGGCGCGTGGCTGCCGACCGAGCCGACCGCGCAGTTCTGGCTCTCCGCGACCGTCATCGGAGTCGCGCTCGCCGGCGGCGCGCTCCTCCAGTGGGTCCGGGGCGTGGCGATGAACTTCTTCGCGCACGGGGTGATGTACACGATCCGAACGGACGCCTACGAGAAGATGCAGCGCCTCGATATGACCTTCTTCGACAACAAGGAGACGGGCGAAGTCATGTCGATTCTGAACAACGACATCTCGAACCTGGAGGTGTTCTTCGATAACGCGCTGGGAGACAGCGTGCGGATCGGTGTGATCGTCGTCGGGATCACTGCCGCGTTGCTCTATACGAACTGGCAACTCGCACTGCTCACCCTCGGGGCCGTGCCGCTGCTGGTCGCGTTTACCTGGTGGTTCGTCAGGGTGATCGAGCCCCGCTACGCCGCCGTCCGCTCGACGATCGGCGATCTGAACACGCGCATCGAGAACGGCCTCAGCGGGATCGAACTCGTGAAGACTGCCTCCACCGAGGAGTACGAGAACGGCCGCGTCCGGGGCGTCTCGAGATCGGTGTTCGACGCGCAGATGGACGTGTTGAAGCTGAGTTACTTCTATCGGCCCGGGATGGAGTTGATCACCGGCGCGGCGCTGCTGGCGACGTTCGTCGTCGGCGGGTTGTGGGTGTTCTCCGGACCGTCGCTGTTCTTTTCCGGCGAACTCACGACCGGCGATTTCGTCGTGTTCATGCTGTTGACCCAGCGCCTGACGGGGCCGATGGCCCAGCTTTCGAGCATCGTCGACTGGTACGAAAACGCGAAGGCGTCGGCCAAGCGTATCTGCGGGTTGTTGGACGTCCCGGTCGGGATTCGGGACGCGCCGAATGCGGTCCCACTCGAGGACGTCGCGGGTCGACTCGTGTACGACGACGTTCGATTCGGCTACGAGGACGGGGTACCGGTCCTCGACGGGGTCGACTTCGATGTCGAACCGGGCGAGACGATCGCACTCGTCGGTGCGACCGGCGCGGGCAAGTCGACGGTCGCGAAACTTCTGTTACGGTTGTACGACGTCGACGACGGTACGATCCGCGTCGACGGCCACGACGTGCGTGACGTCCGCGTTTCGGACCTGCGGGAGGCCATCGGGTACGTGAGTCAGGACACGTTCCTGTTCGACGGGACGGTGGCCGAGAACATCCGCTACGGCCACTTCGACGCGAGCGACGACGAGGTATGGGAGGCGGCCGACGCGGCGGAAGCCCACGAGTTCATCCGGGAGCTAACGGAGGGATATCAGACGCGGGTCGGCGAGCGCGGCGTCAAACTGTCGGGCGGCCAGCGCCAGCGGATCGCACTGGCCCGGGCGATCCTTCAGGATCCGGCGATCATCCTGCTGGACGAGGCGACCGCCAGCGTCGACACGGAGACGGAGTACCTCATCCAGCGCTCGCTCGAGGAGCTGACCACCGAGCGGACGACGGTGGCCATCGCCCACAGACTGTCGACGATCAAGGACGCCGACACCATCCTCGCGCTGAAGGACGGACGGATCGTCGAGCGCGGCACCCACGAGGAGTTGCTCGCGACGGACGGCCTGTACGCCGATCTGTGGGGCGTCCAAACCGGCGAGATAGACGACCTGCCCGAGGCGTTCGTCGATACCATCACCCACGGGCCGACCGACGGCGAACGCTGA
- a CDS encoding metal-dependent transcriptional regulator: protein MTGVSHYLLVLYLAEQRGSPPISPGHVADAVDRSPSATTEMLQRLESDGYLTYEPYDGATLTAEGRATAEELYETYDTLSRFFHDVLGLDEHESEAMELAGAVSPTVVDRLASTLLADGDDPSEDAVRSLSSTQSDPR from the coding sequence ATGACTGGGGTCTCCCACTACCTTCTCGTTCTCTATCTCGCGGAACAGCGGGGCTCGCCACCGATTTCACCCGGGCACGTGGCCGACGCGGTCGATCGCTCGCCGTCGGCGACGACGGAGATGCTTCAGCGGCTCGAATCCGACGGCTACCTGACGTACGAACCGTACGACGGAGCGACGCTCACGGCCGAGGGGCGAGCGACCGCCGAAGAACTGTACGAGACCTACGATACCCTTTCGCGGTTCTTTCACGACGTGCTCGGACTCGACGAGCACGAGAGCGAGGCGATGGAACTGGCGGGAGCGGTTAGTCCGACAGTCGTCGATCGCCTCGCATCGACGCTTCTCGCTGATGGTGACGACCCGTCTGAAGACGCGGTAAGGTCGCTCTCTTCCACACAGTCGGACCCCCGGTGA